The genomic DNA GTGCATTGTTGGCTGCGAAATTAAAGGAAATCCATGATTATTTTGGGGGAAAAGTGGTGGTGGTTGCTCATAGTAAAGGAGGGATCGATACTCAATCTGCTCTCGTCCACTATGGGGCTGACCGTTATGTTTCCAAAGTGATTACGCTATCGAGCCCCCATCATGGGTCACAGCTGGCAGATTTAGCCTACAGCAACTGGGCCGGCTGGCTGGCTGCCATAATCGGAAGCAAAAATGAGGCGACCGCATCTTTACAAACCGGATATATGAGTCAGTTCAGGTCGCAAACTGACGGAAGTAGTGGGATGATCCCTTTTTATACGATGGGTGGTACTTCCTGGGGAGGATTCGGCGGATCTCTGTACTGGGGAGGACTTTACCTTTCGGGATATGGAAGCAACGATGGAGCTGTGACCATAGCAAGTTCTCGATTGCCAAATGCACAGGAGGTGGCAATCGGAAAGTGGGATCATAAAACCGTCAAAGAGGGATCTTCTACATTTTCTATTTTTCAATCATTATTATCTTCTTCCCCCACACATGATGTGGGATCCAGGAAGGAATCGGCTCTCAAGGCCAACACGTCATCCTTCATCCGCGGAGGTGAGTACACAAAGCATTCGAAGGAATCCTTTTGGGTAGAGGTCGGTGCAGAACGGATTAATATTGACTGGTTGGCAACGAACGTAATTGAGGATGTTTATCTTACAAGTCCAGATGGAGAAGTAACCGAATTGAAACCGTCAGGAAAGGATCAGGGAAGTTACTTCAACGGGGCTATTCATCACGTGGGCACGGTAGAAACCCCTATTGAAGGCGAGTGGAAGGTGTCATCATTATCAAAAAAACCGGGAGCGTATTTATTGAATGTTGGATTCACAAGTCCACTGAATGATGACTTGGGGGTAACAACGACGGAGAAGGGAGTAAGCATTCAATCGAATATGATCAGTGGTGTCACCCAGCATACAATGTTTGAGTTCTATCCGAAGGGGAAAGCGGTGTCTCAGTCTGTCAAAGGGATTGGGGCAATGTTAAATGCAGGAGAAGGAACTTATAACCTGACAACGGATATTGAGTCTGATTATAAAGGGAAACCGTTCAATAGAACCATCATCCAGAGTGTGTACCTGAACCAAAACGGCCAAATCGTAAAACAGTAGTGAACGCAATGAAAGAGCCCACCGCGAACGGTGGGCTCTTGTTTATCTTTTAGTATCGTACAGCTTTGTTTGAGTTGATTTTACCATACTTGAAGTTTGTTCCAGTGCCAGAGATCTTATCAGCGGTTTGTTCAATGGCCTGGCGGATCTGTACGTTATTCTTTCCTTGGCTAGCCAACAAAGCAGCCAAGCCGGCTACGTGAGGAGAGGCCATGGACGTACCTGACATATAGGAATAGCCATTATTCGGAACGGTTGATGCTATGTTCACACCTGGTGCAGTGACATCCACCCAAGTCCCGTAGTTGGAGAATGAGGCTTTTCGGTCACTGGAGTCAATGGCGCCTACTGCAATGGCATTAGGGTAAGAAGCTGGCTGGAATGTACGGGATACATTGTCGTTACCGGCAGCGGCAACGACTACAGCTCCTTTGTTCCAAGCATAATCGACGGCACTTTTAAGAGTTGTGGAGTTGCATTCGCATCCAAGGGAGAGGTTGAGTACCTTTGCTCCTTGATCAGCAGCATAGCGGATTCCTGAGGCAATGCTGTCGAGTGAACCACTTCCATTGGCATCAAGTACGCGCACTGCAAGGATCTTCGTATCAGGAGCCATTCCGGCTACGCCAATTCCATTGTTCGTATCGGCAGCAACAGTACCGGCTACGTGAGTTCCATGACCGTTTAGATCCATTGGGTTATTGTCTCTATCGATGAAGTCATATCCTTTGATCACCTTCCTGGCAAGATCAGGGTGATTATAATCTACCCCAGAATCAAGCACAGCCACCGTTTGAGTGCTGCTTCCACGGGTTACATCCCAGGCAGCTGGGGTTGAAGTGTTTTGTGGTCCATACTGGTACGTAGAATAGTAAGGATCATTCGGTGTCCATGTCGCTTGGAATGTATAGTTTGGTTCAGCGTATTCTACATTTGGGTTGTTTTCCAGGGCCTTTACAGCCTGATCGACGTCCACTACTTCCAATACCTGAAATGGATCTTTCGCAGATGCTTTCTGTTCATTTGCTTTTGCTTTATTCAAAGCAGATCCTTGTGCCTTTTCGGAAACACCATCCTTGAATTTCACAATGACTTCACCGGATTCGAAAGCATCTTTGTCCACTGTTTTATTGACAGGTTGGAACGGTTTCGGTGCTTCCTTGGCAAGTGAACTACCTCCGAAGGCAGGGAATAAAGCAAGGGAAGTTGCTAAGGATAAAGCGGCTATTTTTTTGAACTTCATAAAAGCATTCCTCCATTTTCTATTTTTTTATGACGACAAATTAGCAGGTCGATCCTCCCTTCAGAAATCGAGATGAACAAAGGCCGTTGTGTTAAATGATAGATATGTAGGTGACCCTTATTACCTAGGATTCTAGCAGGTTGCGACAAATTACTGAATAGTATAAATTTTATATTGAAAACT from Rossellomorea marisflavi includes the following:
- a CDS encoding esterase/lipase family protein, whose product is MKRKISYSCLFLMLLFPSWTLAGDFGKDDPSGNPGEWYVGTNPAAAKQPILFVHGLNSSSNTWWNENDMYNVAYRSGYKTAFIDLYPQKDMWANGALLAAKLKEIHDYFGGKVVVVAHSKGGIDTQSALVHYGADRYVSKVITLSSPHHGSQLADLAYSNWAGWLAAIIGSKNEATASLQTGYMSQFRSQTDGSSGMIPFYTMGGTSWGGFGGSLYWGGLYLSGYGSNDGAVTIASSRLPNAQEVAIGKWDHKTVKEGSSTFSIFQSLLSSSPTHDVGSRKESALKANTSSFIRGGEYTKHSKESFWVEVGAERINIDWLATNVIEDVYLTSPDGEVTELKPSGKDQGSYFNGAIHHVGTVETPIEGEWKVSSLSKKPGAYLLNVGFTSPLNDDLGVTTTEKGVSIQSNMISGVTQHTMFEFYPKGKAVSQSVKGIGAMLNAGEGTYNLTTDIESDYKGKPFNRTIIQSVYLNQNGQIVKQ
- a CDS encoding S8 family peptidase; the encoded protein is MKFKKIAALSLATSLALFPAFGGSSLAKEAPKPFQPVNKTVDKDAFESGEVIVKFKDGVSEKAQGSALNKAKANEQKASAKDPFQVLEVVDVDQAVKALENNPNVEYAEPNYTFQATWTPNDPYYSTYQYGPQNTSTPAAWDVTRGSSTQTVAVLDSGVDYNHPDLARKVIKGYDFIDRDNNPMDLNGHGTHVAGTVAADTNNGIGVAGMAPDTKILAVRVLDANGSGSLDSIASGIRYAADQGAKVLNLSLGCECNSTTLKSAVDYAWNKGAVVVAAAGNDNVSRTFQPASYPNAIAVGAIDSSDRKASFSNYGTWVDVTAPGVNIASTVPNNGYSYMSGTSMASPHVAGLAALLASQGKNNVQIRQAIEQTADKISGTGTNFKYGKINSNKAVRY